In the genome of Ictalurus furcatus strain D&B chromosome 13, Billie_1.0, whole genome shotgun sequence, one region contains:
- the c1qtnf1 gene encoding complement C1q tumor necrosis factor-related protein 1 produces the protein MARLCSHHGTAVPVVSVGLLLLMCATWTEPYRTPYSETDSDQYDPRDHHQNTDNNRDTGDSRTTECRRCCDPGEEPLQYGSTYPQYQVVPQINITILKGEKGEAGQRGPYGKVGKTGQAGPRGPSGLKGSKGNIGTPGETCKSYYSAFSVGRKKALHSNDYYQTLVFDTELVNLYGHFNMFTGKFFCYVPGIYFFSLNAHTWNQKETYLHVMKNEQEMAILYAQPSDRSIMQSQSLMLELERDDEVWVRLYKGERENAIFSDDFDTYITFSGYLIKAKSEG, from the exons ATGGCCCGGTTATGCAGTCACCATGGGACAGCTGTGCCAGTGGTGAGTGTAGGATTACTACTACTGATGTGTGCAACATGGACCGAACCATACAGGACCCcttacagtgagacagacagtgatCAATATGACCCCAGAGATCACCATCAAAACACAGACAACAATCGAGACACCGG TGACAGCAGGACGACCGAGTGCCGGCGATGCTGTGACCCAGGAGAGGAGCCTCTCCAATATGGCAGCACTTACCCACAATACCAGGTGGTTCCACAGATAAACATCACCATCCTTAAAG GGGAAAAGGGAGAAGCTGGCCAGCGTGGACCCTATGGCAAAGTAGGCAAGACAGGGCAGGCAGGCCCAAGAGGACCCAGTGGCTTAAAGGGCTCCAAGGGCAATATAGGAACCCCAGGAGAAACCTGTAAATCCTACTATTCTGCCTTCTCTGTGGGCCGAAAGAAAGCGCTGCATAGCAACGACTACTACCAGACGCTGGTGTTTGACACAGAATTAGTCAACCTGTATGGCCATTTCAACATGTTTACAGGCAAATTCTTTTGCTATGTGCCAGGAATTTACTTCTTCAGCCTCAACGCGCACACATGGAATCAGAAGGAGACATACCTGCATGTGATGAAAAACGAGCAGGAGATGGCCATTCTGTATGCACAACCCAGTGATCGCTCTATCATGCAGAGCCAGAGCCTGATGCTGGAGCTGGAGAGAGATGACGAGGTGTGGGTTCGACTCTataagggtgagagagagaatgccatCTTCAGTGATGATTTTGATACCTACATCACATTTAGTGGCTACCTCATCAAAGCCAAGAGCGAAGGTTAG
- the csnk1db gene encoding casein kinase I, with protein MDLRVGNRYRLGRKIGSGSFGDIYLGTDISVREEVAIKLECVKTKHPQLHIESKIYKMMQGGVGIPTIKWCGAEGDYNVMVMELLGPSLEDLFNFCSRKFSLKTVLLLADQMISRIEYIHSKNFIHRDVKPDNFLMGLGKKGNLVYIIDFGLAKKYRDARTHQHIPYRENKNLTGTARYASINTHLGIEQSRRDDLESLGYVLMYFNLGSLPWQGLKAATKRQKYERISEKKMSTPIEVLCKGYPSEFATYLNFCRSLRFDDKPDYSYLRQLFRNLFHRQGFSYDYVFDWNMLKFGANRAAEEAERERRDREERLRHSRNPAASGIPSASGRPRGTQDVAPPTPLTPTSHTANTSSPRPVTGIDRERKVSMRLHRGAPVNVSSSDLTGRQDTSRMSTSQNSIPFDHHGK; from the exons ATGGATCTTCGAGTGGGAAACAGATACAGACTGGGCAGAAAAATTGGAAGTGGATCTTTCGGTGACATTTATTTGG GGACTGACATTTCGGTTAGGGAGGAAGTGGCCATCAAGCTAGAATGTGTGAAGACGAAGCATCCTCAGCTTCACATCGAGAGCAAGATCTACAAGATGATGCAGGGAGGAG TTGGTATCCCTACCATAAAGTGGTGTGGTGCAGAGGGGGACTATAATGTGATGGTCATGGAGCTGCTGGGGCCCAGTCTGGAAGATCTGTTCAACTTCTGCTCCAGGAAATTCAGCCTTAAGACTGTTCTACTGCTTGCTGATCAGATG ATCAGCCGCATTGAGTACATCCACTCGAAGAACTTTATCCACAGAGATGTAAAGCCTGATAACTTCCTGATGGGACTAGGGAAGAAAGGGAACCTGGTCTACATCATTGACTTCGGTCTGGCCAAGAAGTACAGAGACGCTCGCACCCACCAGCACATTCCCTACAGAGAGAACAAGAACCTGACTGGCACTGCCCGCTATGCTTCTATCAACACTCATCTGGGCATAG AGCAGTCTCGGCGTGATGATCTGGAGTCTTTGGGATATGTGTTGATGTATTTTAACCTGGGTTCACTGCCGTGGCAGGGCCTAAAGGCTGCCACCAAGAGGCAGAAATACGAGCGCATCAGCGAGAAGAAAATGTCCACGCCTATTGAAGTTCTCTGCAAGGGCTACCCTT CTGAATTTGCCACATACCTCAACTTTTGCCGCTCACTACGTTTTGATGATAAGCCTGACTACTCCTACCTCAGGCAGCTTTTCAGGAACCTCTTCCACAGACAGGGCTTCTCATACGATTATGTCTTTGATTGGAACATGCTCAAATTT GGTGCTAACCGTGCAGCagaggaggcagagagagagaggagagaccgTGAGGAGAGGCTGAGACACAGCAGGAATCCTGCCGCTAGTGGCATCCCATCAGCCTCTGGGAGACCCCGCGGAACACAAGATGTCGCCCCACCTACACCCCTCACTCCCACCTCGCACACAG CAAATACATCCTCACCACGTCCTGTAACCGGCATAGATCGGGAACGGAAGGTGAGCATGAGGCTTCATCGTGGAGCTCCTGTTAATGTCTCTTCATCAGATTTGACAGGACGGCAAGACACCTCGCGCATGTCCACTTCACAG AATAGCATTCCCTTCGATCATCACGGCAAATAG